Proteins from a genomic interval of Paenibacillus sp. RC334:
- a CDS encoding polysaccharide deacetylase family protein: MPYRGIFPMMALLLAFSSFPVHADAPPDIGTTHSKEATVVSSAHKSRERATPTLAMLRKKHADIFKMCGPHTQQIALTFDDVPDSRYTPQVLDILHANGIKATFFIVGHRAEKHPGMIRRIVREGHALGNHSYTHPDFRKASPERFRNQIKKTEHILEATVGFRPKLIRPPYGEITEPQIQWARRHGYMIVNWNVDSLDWKGLSKTQIQRNVIPATGPGSIILMHAGGGQSSNLKGTVQSLPGLIQSLKAKGYKFVTVPRLLHTSERK; this comes from the coding sequence ATGCCGTACAGGGGAATATTTCCAATGATGGCACTGTTACTAGCATTTTCGAGTTTTCCCGTTCACGCGGACGCGCCTCCCGATATCGGAACGACTCATTCCAAGGAAGCGACTGTTGTTTCTTCAGCACATAAGAGCAGAGAACGAGCCACTCCCACATTAGCCATGCTTCGGAAAAAACATGCGGATATTTTTAAAATGTGCGGCCCGCATACGCAGCAAATTGCCCTGACTTTTGATGACGTGCCCGATTCCCGGTATACGCCGCAGGTTCTGGACATTTTGCACGCGAATGGGATCAAAGCCACCTTCTTTATTGTCGGTCACCGTGCGGAAAAACACCCGGGCATGATTCGCCGTATCGTACGTGAAGGCCATGCCTTGGGCAACCATTCCTATACCCATCCGGATTTTAGGAAGGCTTCACCGGAACGCTTTCGCAACCAGATTAAGAAAACAGAACATATTTTGGAGGCCACTGTCGGCTTTCGACCCAAGCTGATCCGCCCGCCCTATGGTGAAATTACGGAGCCTCAGATCCAGTGGGCGCGTCGACACGGCTACATGATTGTCAATTGGAACGTAGACTCCCTCGATTGGAAGGGACTCAGTAAAACACAAATTCAGCGTAATGTGATCCCGGCTACCGGACCAGGCTCCATCATTTTAATGCACGCAGGTGGAGGTCAAAGTTCCAATCTGAAAGGCACTGTTCAATCCCTGCCGGGTCTCATTCAGTCGCTGAAAGCCAAGGGCTACAAATTTGTCACGGTTCCCCGGCTACTTCACACCTCGGAGCGGAAATAA
- a CDS encoding 3D domain-containing protein: MKHLKRIGKTMKFAVLAAAIAGLAQTAGVADAASLHTAKEGDTFFLLAQRYGVSVEDLQKENPDVAASNIYAGVQIKVPDENKLKAASDSKPQLLSEKAPAGDGQQVEAWGKTFNYSKVVDVKATAYSAAASENGKWGAVDYFGNPLKLGTIAVDPNVIPLGTKVLVTGYSHPGLPDQSFVAVARDKGSAITGKRIDIFIPGSPSFVSDFGFQNVKLYVIDK; encoded by the coding sequence TTGAAACATCTGAAACGTATTGGAAAAACAATGAAATTTGCGGTGCTGGCAGCAGCCATTGCAGGATTGGCGCAGACAGCCGGGGTAGCCGACGCCGCTTCGCTTCATACCGCCAAGGAAGGTGATACCTTCTTTTTACTTGCTCAACGTTACGGGGTATCTGTAGAAGATCTGCAAAAGGAGAACCCGGATGTTGCCGCCAGCAATATATATGCAGGAGTGCAAATTAAGGTGCCGGACGAGAACAAGTTAAAGGCCGCTTCGGATTCGAAGCCTCAGCTTCTTTCCGAGAAAGCGCCAGCAGGTGACGGTCAACAGGTTGAAGCATGGGGCAAAACATTTAACTACAGCAAAGTAGTTGACGTGAAGGCCACAGCGTATTCCGCAGCAGCCAGTGAAAATGGAAAATGGGGAGCGGTGGACTATTTCGGAAATCCGCTTAAGCTCGGTACGATTGCGGTAGACCCCAACGTAATTCCGTTGGGTACGAAAGTGTTGGTTACAGGCTATTCCCACCCGGGGCTGCCCGATCAATCTTTTGTAGCGGTAGCACGCGATAAGGGCAGCGCCATCACGGGTAAACGGATTGATATTTTCATTCCAGGCAGCCCATCTTTTGTGAGTGACTTTGGTTTTCAGAATGTGAAGCTGTATGTCATTGATAAATAG
- a CDS encoding amino acid ABC transporter ATP-binding protein, whose protein sequence is MITVKQLRKSFGKNEILKGIDIDIAKGEVVVVIGPSGSGKSTFLRCMNLLEQPTDGEILFEGEPITARGHNINATREKMGMVFQHFNLFPHKTVLQNLTLAPTQVRGQSVKEAEKIALELLRTVGLEDKKDTYPNQLSGGQKQRIAIARALAMQPHVMLFDEPTSALDPEMVGEVLDVMKKLAEGGMTMVIVTHEMGFAREVGDRIIFMDNGQIVEQGTPEQVFGTPSHDRTRDFLAKVL, encoded by the coding sequence GTGATCACCGTTAAACAACTGCGTAAATCGTTCGGCAAAAATGAAATTTTAAAAGGCATTGATATAGATATTGCCAAAGGCGAGGTTGTTGTCGTCATTGGCCCGAGTGGTTCGGGGAAAAGTACATTTTTACGTTGTATGAATCTGCTGGAGCAGCCGACCGACGGGGAGATTTTGTTTGAGGGCGAGCCGATTACAGCCCGTGGTCATAATATTAATGCGACTCGTGAGAAAATGGGGATGGTGTTCCAGCATTTCAACCTGTTCCCGCACAAAACGGTGCTGCAAAATTTGACGCTTGCGCCGACTCAGGTTAGAGGCCAGTCCGTGAAGGAAGCGGAGAAAATTGCGCTAGAGCTACTGCGCACCGTTGGACTTGAAGACAAAAAGGACACCTATCCCAATCAGCTATCCGGTGGACAGAAGCAGCGGATTGCGATTGCACGCGCCTTGGCGATGCAGCCGCATGTGATGCTCTTCGATGAGCCGACTTCCGCTTTGGACCCTGAAATGGTCGGGGAGGTGCTGGACGTGATGAAGAAGCTGGCTGAGGGTGGCATGACGATGGTCATCGTGACACATGAAATGGGCTTTGCCCGCGAGGTAGGAGACCGCATTATCTTTATGGATAACGGTCAAATTGTGGAGCAAGGTACACCGGAGCAAGTTTTTGGCACTCCAAGCCATGATCGTACCCGGGATTTTCTTGCCAAGGTTTTGTAA
- a CDS encoding ABC transporter substrate-binding protein/permease: MKKAYRFTALILTAVILLLAGLPMLTAYGTEAKTQPKLVLGMSADFPPYEFHKDINGKDTIVGFDVDIANEIAKDLGAELVIEDMSFDSLLPALQSGRVDLVLSGMTPTDERRKSIDFSDVYYHSKQVIMVRPEDKDKYPTMAALKGEKIGAQKGSIQEEIAQKVPNASVTSLDKISDLVLQLRTQRINAVVIEDTVAKGYTLDGTVTLAKAVPEDEGAETAVGIRKGNAELLASVNKTLARLKADGSIEKFSTEASALSADRQVSSNNIVDIFWKYRSFYVTGIGYTLLLSALGVLFGFIIGLIISLLRMSGVRIIEWLGTAYVEVLRGTPMLVQLMIIHYGVALTLGVNFTPLQSGIITLSLNSSAYLAEIFRAGIQAVDRGQMEAARSLGMGRGKAMRHVILPQAFKSVLPAIGNEFITIIKESSIISTIGMVDIMYQAQVIKNITYEGLSPFVIAAAIYFVMTFSLSKLLGLWERKLRASDHR, encoded by the coding sequence TTGAAAAAGGCATATCGTTTTACCGCCCTGATTCTGACGGCGGTTATCTTGCTGTTGGCTGGTCTTCCGATGCTTACTGCATACGGGACGGAAGCGAAGACACAGCCAAAACTTGTACTCGGCATGAGTGCCGATTTTCCGCCGTATGAGTTTCATAAAGACATTAACGGTAAGGATACCATTGTAGGCTTTGACGTTGATATTGCAAATGAAATTGCCAAGGATCTTGGCGCGGAGCTGGTTATTGAGGACATGAGCTTTGACTCCTTACTGCCTGCCCTGCAAAGTGGTCGTGTAGACCTGGTACTGTCTGGTATGACACCAACGGATGAACGCAGAAAGAGCATTGATTTTTCGGATGTATACTACCACTCCAAGCAAGTCATTATGGTACGTCCGGAGGATAAGGACAAATATCCGACGATGGCTGCTTTGAAAGGCGAGAAGATCGGCGCACAAAAGGGCAGTATTCAGGAAGAGATTGCTCAAAAAGTGCCCAATGCCTCTGTAACTTCGCTGGATAAAATCTCCGACCTGGTGCTCCAGCTTCGGACACAGCGTATTAACGCTGTCGTAATTGAAGATACAGTTGCTAAAGGATACACGTTGGACGGTACTGTAACGCTCGCCAAGGCGGTACCTGAGGATGAGGGAGCAGAAACAGCTGTAGGTATTCGAAAAGGAAATGCTGAACTGCTGGCATCTGTAAATAAAACGTTGGCTCGCCTGAAAGCAGACGGGTCTATTGAAAAGTTTTCCACGGAAGCGAGTGCACTCTCTGCCGATCGACAGGTTTCATCCAATAACATCGTGGATATATTTTGGAAATATCGCAGCTTTTACGTTACGGGTATCGGCTACACGTTGTTGCTGTCTGCGCTCGGGGTACTGTTCGGATTTATCATTGGTCTGATCATCTCTCTGCTGCGGATGAGTGGTGTGCGTATCATTGAATGGTTGGGTACGGCCTACGTAGAGGTACTACGTGGTACACCTATGCTGGTACAGCTTATGATCATCCATTATGGAGTTGCTTTGACGCTGGGCGTCAATTTTACGCCACTTCAGTCCGGTATTATTACGTTATCTCTGAATAGCTCGGCATATCTGGCTGAAATTTTCCGTGCAGGTATCCAGGCAGTGGACCGTGGTCAGATGGAAGCAGCCCGTTCACTCGGTATGGGACGAGGCAAAGCTATGCGTCACGTCATTTTACCGCAAGCGTTCAAGTCTGTACTGCCTGCGATCGGCAATGAGTTTATTACGATTATTAAAGAGTCCTCCATCATTTCTACCATCGGTATGGTGGATATTATGTATCAGGCCCAAGTCATTAAGAACATCACCTACGAAGGATTAAGTCCGTTCGTCATCGCGGCTGCTATTTATTTTGTAATGACATTCAGCTTGTCGAAGCTGTTGGGTTTATGGGAAAGGAAGTTGAGAGCCAGTGATCACCGTTAA
- a CDS encoding M20 family metallopeptidase, whose product MNNKNTIQRTIEQHAQRFKDISLYIGANPELGNEEFLAAARLKEELAFHEFEVQAPVLGIETAFIATYKAAKPGPVIAFLAEYDALKGLGHACGHHLICMMSTGAAVGLKSVIDEIGGEVRVYGTPAEETRGAKVPMAAAGLFDDCDIALMTHPYYRYEKSGKSLAIDAVQFEFFGQSAHAAASPHEGINALDAVIQTFNGINAFRQQVKSTVRIHGIINQGGQAANIIPDYASAQFYVRAATRHELNSLTRRVIQIAEGAALQAGCRLKTSNYETSYDEMVTNRALSDAFTANLVLTGIPQEDITEGEDHGSMDIGNVSLHCPAIHPYIQVIDEKHTLHTPEFRDLAMQDRALEGMLLAARTLAWTACDVITNPELLTQIKEEFALLKSKI is encoded by the coding sequence ATGAATAACAAAAATACGATCCAACGTACCATTGAGCAGCATGCCCAACGTTTTAAGGACATTTCTTTATATATTGGCGCAAACCCGGAGCTGGGGAATGAGGAATTTTTGGCGGCTGCCCGTCTAAAAGAGGAATTGGCTTTTCACGAATTTGAAGTTCAGGCCCCTGTACTGGGTATCGAAACGGCTTTCATTGCGACTTATAAAGCAGCCAAACCCGGTCCGGTCATTGCTTTTCTGGCAGAATATGACGCCCTGAAAGGTCTGGGACACGCATGCGGACACCATTTGATCTGTATGATGAGCACAGGAGCGGCTGTCGGTCTCAAATCGGTCATTGACGAGATCGGTGGAGAAGTACGAGTATACGGCACACCTGCCGAGGAAACACGCGGAGCCAAGGTTCCCATGGCGGCTGCCGGGTTATTTGATGATTGCGATATAGCGCTCATGACGCATCCTTATTACCGTTATGAAAAATCGGGCAAATCGCTGGCGATTGATGCCGTACAATTCGAATTCTTTGGGCAATCCGCTCACGCCGCTGCCAGTCCCCACGAAGGTATTAACGCGCTGGACGCGGTGATTCAAACGTTCAACGGCATTAATGCGTTCCGCCAGCAGGTGAAGAGTACGGTACGTATTCACGGCATTATTAATCAAGGAGGCCAGGCAGCGAACATCATTCCTGATTATGCCTCTGCCCAATTTTATGTACGGGCTGCTACACGGCATGAACTGAATTCATTGACTCGCCGCGTTATTCAAATTGCCGAAGGAGCGGCCTTACAAGCCGGGTGTCGTCTGAAAACCTCAAATTATGAGACGTCTTATGATGAAATGGTGACCAATCGTGCGCTTTCCGATGCCTTTACCGCAAACCTGGTGCTGACAGGCATTCCGCAGGAGGACATCACGGAGGGCGAAGATCACGGCTCCATGGATATTGGAAATGTGTCGTTGCACTGTCCCGCCATTCATCCGTACATTCAAGTTATTGACGAGAAGCATACCTTGCATACACCTGAATTCCGCGATTTGGCGATGCAGGACCGGGCGCTGGAAGGAATGTTGTTAGCCGCCAGAACTTTGGCCTGGACCGCATGTGATGTAATCACGAATCCTGAGTTGCTGACACAGATTAAGGAAGAATTCGCTCTGCTGAAAAGCAAAATTTAA
- the glgA gene encoding glycogen synthase GlgA gives MNILFAAAEAHPFIKTGGLADVIGALPKALRQAGCDVRIILPKYAGIPDTYKESLRPVTVKHVAVGWRDQYCGVEELTLDGIKVYFIDNEYYFGRDGIYGYMDDGERFSFFNRAILEVLPDLNFQPDILHCHDWHTAMAPLLLNANYRHLPFYSDIRTVFTIHNLLYQGDFPYEVLTELLNLDGSYFTPEGVEYHGRLNFMKGGLTYSDHVTTVSPTYAEEIQTEFYGYGLEGLLRKLGEQGRLSGIVNGIDTKSYNPATDNRIYTKYRTSLVKKKENKIGLQKELGLPVRPDVPLIAMVTRLVDMKGLNLVTRVLDEIMYYDDIQFVVLGTGDPAFEHWFREAAGRYPLKMSAQLAFSEPLSRKIYAASDIYLMPSRFEPCGISQLLALRYGSIPIVRETGGLNDTVHAYNESTSEGNGFSFKNYNAHDMLHTIRRAVDFYRQPEHWSKLTHTAFAGEYSWDVSAGAYLDIYRSLTGNE, from the coding sequence ATGAACATTTTATTTGCGGCAGCAGAAGCACATCCATTTATTAAAACAGGCGGGTTGGCGGATGTCATTGGTGCACTGCCGAAGGCACTTCGTCAGGCGGGGTGCGACGTCCGAATCATCTTGCCTAAATATGCGGGGATTCCCGATACTTATAAGGAGTCTCTGCGTCCGGTAACAGTCAAGCATGTCGCCGTAGGCTGGCGTGATCAGTATTGTGGAGTAGAGGAACTGACGCTGGACGGGATCAAGGTTTATTTTATAGATAATGAATATTACTTTGGTCGTGACGGAATTTACGGCTATATGGATGATGGCGAGCGTTTTTCCTTTTTCAACCGGGCGATTTTGGAAGTACTGCCTGATTTGAATTTTCAGCCTGATATTTTGCATTGTCATGACTGGCATACCGCGATGGCGCCGTTGCTATTGAATGCCAATTACCGTCATTTGCCCTTTTACAGTGATATTCGCACCGTGTTTACGATACATAACCTGCTGTATCAGGGGGATTTTCCATATGAGGTCTTAACGGAACTATTGAATCTTGACGGGAGCTATTTTACCCCTGAGGGTGTGGAGTATCATGGCAGACTGAACTTTATGAAGGGTGGGCTGACCTACTCGGATCATGTCACCACTGTAAGTCCTACCTACGCAGAGGAGATTCAGACGGAATTTTACGGATATGGGCTGGAAGGGCTGCTGCGTAAGCTGGGAGAGCAGGGGCGTTTGTCGGGTATTGTGAACGGAATTGATACCAAAAGCTACAATCCTGCTACGGACAATCGTATTTATACGAAGTACCGCACCAGTCTGGTCAAGAAAAAGGAAAACAAAATAGGTCTGCAAAAGGAGCTGGGTTTGCCGGTACGACCGGATGTGCCTTTAATTGCGATGGTAACCCGACTTGTGGATATGAAGGGACTGAACCTGGTAACCAGGGTGCTTGATGAGATCATGTATTATGATGATATTCAGTTTGTTGTGCTGGGCACGGGAGATCCAGCCTTTGAGCACTGGTTCCGGGAAGCGGCTGGACGTTATCCCTTGAAAATGTCGGCGCAGCTCGCTTTTAGTGAACCTTTGTCCCGTAAAATTTATGCTGCAAGCGATATATACCTTATGCCGTCGAGGTTTGAGCCTTGCGGGATCAGCCAGTTGCTAGCGCTTCGCTATGGAAGCATCCCGATTGTGCGGGAAACGGGTGGTCTGAACGATACCGTACATGCTTACAACGAGTCTACAAGCGAAGGGAACGGCTTTAGCTTCAAAAATTACAATGCGCATGATATGCTGCATACGATTCGTCGTGCGGTTGATTTTTATCGCCAGCCTGAGCATTGGTCCAAGCTTACGCACACTGCTTTTGCAGGAGAGTACAGCTGGGATGTGTCGGCGGGAGCGTATCTGGATATTTATCGTTCACTGACAGGGAACGAATGA
- the glgB gene encoding 1,4-alpha-glucan branching protein GlgB, translating to MTDQTLPQQAVSPEDIYLFHEGTLYHSYRSLGSRLTVENGEQGVRFTVWAPHALHVGLATDRNNWNGEQDSLYRVPESGFWSRFFSGISQGTFYKYDITGANGERFLKADPYAVRAELRPATASVVASLEGYVWNDAAWRRKRREPYGKPLHIYELHLGTWKQKEDGTFYTYREMAELLVPYVTEMGYTHIELMPLSEHPYDLSWGYQLTGYFALTSRYGEPHDFMYLVDRCHQASIGVLMDWVPAHFAKDAHGLRLFDGSPLFEYEDPLIAEKPGWGTLTFDYSKPEVRSFLISNALFWMDVYHIDGLRVDAVTSMLRLDFEKQDGQYRFNSKGGIENEEAIAFLQQLNETVFRYYPYALMMAEESSAWPMVTSPVSDGGLGFNYKWNMGWMNDTLDYIETDFDQRPERHNLLTFPIAYAYSENFTLPLSHDEVVHGKKSLLDKMPGSYEQKFAGLRALLGYQITSPGKKLLFMGGEFGQFIEWKDQEQLDWFLLDYDSHRSLHAFTKALNHLYIQEKALWELDHSWDGYQWIEAEDRGQSVITYLRKGKKPGDTLVVLINFQPVSRDNYRIGLEKAGSYIELLNSDHSDFGGSGQLNTEVLRTAKIPCHGQLHSLELTIPPLSVVILKKAPRKAKKAD from the coding sequence ATGACAGACCAAACTCTCCCGCAACAGGCTGTATCGCCGGAAGATATTTATTTGTTTCACGAAGGAACGCTTTATCACAGCTACCGATCTTTGGGTTCCCGCCTTACTGTGGAGAACGGAGAACAGGGCGTCCGTTTTACGGTCTGGGCTCCTCATGCTCTCCATGTCGGGCTTGCTACAGATCGTAACAACTGGAATGGGGAACAGGATTCCTTATATAGAGTTCCCGAATCTGGCTTTTGGAGTCGTTTTTTTTCGGGTATATCCCAAGGAACTTTTTACAAATATGATATTACGGGTGCAAACGGTGAACGTTTTCTAAAAGCAGACCCTTACGCGGTACGCGCAGAATTAAGGCCGGCAACGGCTTCCGTGGTCGCTTCACTGGAGGGTTATGTTTGGAACGACGCGGCTTGGCGGCGTAAACGGAGAGAGCCTTATGGAAAGCCTCTTCATATATATGAGCTACATTTGGGCACCTGGAAACAAAAAGAAGACGGTACGTTTTATACATACAGGGAAATGGCTGAGCTTCTTGTGCCCTATGTAACGGAAATGGGTTACACGCATATTGAGCTTATGCCACTCAGTGAGCATCCGTATGATCTTTCCTGGGGATACCAGCTCACCGGATATTTTGCACTGACAAGCCGTTATGGGGAACCGCATGATTTTATGTATTTGGTGGATCGTTGTCATCAGGCAAGCATTGGGGTGCTTATGGATTGGGTTCCGGCTCATTTTGCCAAGGATGCTCATGGTTTGAGACTGTTTGATGGATCGCCTCTGTTCGAATACGAGGATCCGCTGATTGCAGAAAAGCCCGGTTGGGGGACGCTGACGTTCGATTACAGCAAGCCGGAGGTGCGTTCTTTCCTTATATCCAATGCGCTGTTCTGGATGGATGTGTACCACATTGACGGCCTGCGTGTAGATGCTGTGACGAGTATGCTGCGGCTGGATTTTGAAAAGCAGGACGGTCAATATCGTTTTAATTCCAAGGGAGGCATTGAAAATGAGGAGGCTATTGCCTTCCTTCAACAACTGAATGAGACCGTATTCCGCTATTATCCGTATGCGCTGATGATGGCAGAGGAGTCCAGTGCCTGGCCGATGGTTACCTCCCCGGTAAGCGATGGAGGACTCGGCTTTAATTACAAATGGAATATGGGCTGGATGAACGATACGCTTGATTATATTGAAACGGATTTTGATCAGAGGCCTGAGCGCCATAATTTGCTGACGTTCCCCATAGCCTATGCATACAGCGAGAATTTTACACTGCCGTTGTCGCACGATGAGGTCGTTCATGGTAAAAAGTCGCTGCTTGATAAAATGCCGGGTAGCTATGAGCAAAAATTTGCCGGACTTCGAGCGCTTCTTGGTTACCAAATCACCTCACCGGGCAAAAAGCTGTTATTTATGGGAGGGGAATTCGGCCAATTCATCGAATGGAAGGATCAGGAGCAGCTTGACTGGTTTCTGCTGGATTATGACAGTCACCGTTCGCTGCACGCTTTTACGAAAGCGCTGAATCATTTGTATATACAGGAAAAAGCATTATGGGAGCTGGACCATTCGTGGGATGGCTATCAGTGGATTGAGGCGGAGGACCGTGGACAGAGCGTAATTACGTATTTGCGTAAAGGGAAAAAGCCGGGAGATACACTGGTCGTGCTTATTAACTTTCAGCCTGTGTCAAGAGATAACTACCGAATTGGTCTGGAAAAGGCGGGGAGCTATATTGAACTGCTGAACAGCGATCATTCGGACTTTGGCGGTAGTGGCCAGTTGAACACCGAAGTGTTGCGCACAGCCAAGATCCCTTGCCACGGACAACTCCACAGCTTGGAGCTGACCATTCCGCCGCTGAGTGTCGTTATACTGAAGAAAGCGCCCCGAAAAGCTAAAAAAGCAGATTAA
- a CDS encoding glucose-1-phosphate adenylyltransferase, with translation MFNKECIAMLLAGGEGRRLAPLTSTIAKPAVPFGGHYRIIDFPLSNCVNSDIDTVGVLTQYEAESLHEHIGDGTPWGLTKTNDKGVTLLPSYNTDNAEYLGTADAIHKNIEYIDSQNPEHVLILSGDHIYYMNYREMLNYHKEKVAAATISVMEVPWDEAHRFGVMSADEELRVTEFAEKPEKPESNLASMGIYLFKWDYLRKYLVEDAEDEQSSHDFGKDIIPKMLTDQESLYVYEFQGYWKDVGTVKSLWDSHMDLLQEDCAIDLQRTDWPMYTRERRTRLSAHKLSNRKTEPLDSLLHDSCQVEGQIERSVVFSGVEVGKGSAIKESIVMPDTRIGRNVHIEHAIIGEGAVIRDGAVIKGNPSEIMVIGPNETVFGKMAVRPQTARMLKEAYERNTRLRAEGFTS, from the coding sequence ATGTTTAATAAAGAATGCATTGCCATGCTGCTGGCAGGCGGAGAGGGACGCCGTCTTGCTCCCCTTACTTCAACGATTGCAAAACCCGCCGTACCCTTTGGCGGTCATTACCGAATTATCGATTTTCCTCTCAGCAACTGTGTTAATTCAGACATCGATACTGTAGGTGTGCTGACGCAATATGAGGCGGAATCCTTGCACGAGCATATTGGAGATGGGACTCCCTGGGGTCTTACCAAAACGAACGACAAGGGAGTTACCTTACTTCCATCTTATAATACAGACAACGCTGAATATTTGGGAACGGCAGACGCCATTCATAAAAATATCGAATATATAGACAGTCAAAACCCGGAACACGTGCTTATTTTATCCGGTGATCATATTTACTATATGAATTATCGTGAAATGCTGAACTATCATAAGGAAAAAGTTGCTGCGGCTACGATTTCCGTTATGGAAGTACCTTGGGATGAAGCCCACCGCTTTGGCGTCATGAGTGCCGATGAGGAGCTGCGTGTCACCGAATTTGCTGAAAAGCCGGAGAAACCTGAAAGTAATCTGGCCTCTATGGGGATTTACCTGTTTAAGTGGGATTATTTAAGAAAGTATTTGGTGGAGGACGCCGAGGATGAGCAATCCAGCCATGATTTCGGTAAAGACATCATTCCTAAAATGCTGACGGATCAAGAATCCTTGTATGTTTACGAATTTCAAGGCTACTGGAAGGACGTAGGTACCGTTAAAAGCTTGTGGGATTCACATATGGATCTGCTGCAGGAGGATTGCGCTATTGACCTGCAACGGACAGACTGGCCTATGTATACGCGTGAACGCCGTACAAGGTTGAGCGCACATAAGCTATCTAACCGCAAAACGGAGCCATTGGACAGCCTCCTGCATGATTCTTGCCAAGTAGAAGGTCAAATTGAACGTTCCGTCGTATTTAGCGGTGTCGAGGTAGGTAAAGGCTCGGCTATTAAGGAAAGTATCGTTATGCCTGACACCCGTATCGGTCGTAATGTGCATATTGAGCACGCAATTATCGGTGAAGGTGCTGTAATTCGTGACGGTGCAGTCATCAAGGGCAACCCGAGTGAAATTATGGTTATCGGGCCGAATGAAACGGTATTCGGTAAAATGGCGGTACGCCCACAAACAGCCCGCATGTTGAAAGAAGCTTATGAGCGCAACACACGCCTGCGCGCTGAAGGTTTTACTTCATAA